TGCGGGCCTGCTCGTTGCGCTGCCCGGTGGTGGCGAGATTGATGTAGCGCTCGCAGGTGTGCCAGAGCATCCGCACGTGCCGTTGCATGGTTCCCTCGCCGAGGCTGGCGAACATGGCGAAGTGGAACGCGCGATGCGCCCGGAGCTTCTCGGCACGGTCCCCGTCGGGTTCGAGGGCGTCGAGCCGGTCGAGTTCGGTTCTCATGGCCTCGGCGACACCGAGGTGGTCGTCCCGCACCGCCCGTTCCGCGGCCATGACCTCGAGAGTCTCCAGCAACCGGAAGCAGTCCTCGAGCTCCTGCTGGTGCAAGGGGCTGACCACGGCTCCCCGATGTGGATACATCTCGACCAACCCCTCGGCGACCAGCTCGCGAAAGGCCTCCCGAAGCGGCACCCGACTGACGTCCAGCTCGTTGACGAGCGTGTCCACCCGCAGCCGGGTACCGGGTGGGTAGTTGCCGAGCACGATGCGCTGTCGGATCTGATCGGCGACGATGTCGGTCCGTGTCTCGGCCGCACCTTCTTCGGCTCGGCTCACCTGCGGTGCCTCCTGTCGGTTCTCACCGACCCAGTTTGCCACCGCAGGTCCCGAGGCCACCGTCCCGGCTACCGGCCCGCGGGCCGCATGTCCGGCACCACGACGTCGCCACCGCGCACGACCGGCTCGTCGTCGAGGTAGAGGTCGCAGTCCCGCATGGGGATGTCGAAGTGGCACGGGGTGTCGTTCGGGCCACCGAGCTCGTTGTTCGGCCCGATGGAGAACATCACGTTGCCGTACACCGCTCGGGGTTCCATCCCCATCCCTCCGGGGAAGGTGGGCGGGAGCAGGCCGTGCCAGTACGCGTGCTGGTTCAACCCCCAACCGACGTGCGACATGCCGTAGCCACGGGGATCGTCGAAGGACTCGATGTAGGACGACAGCAGCTTCGCGTCCAGCTCCCCGCGGATGTCGGTGATGAAACCCTGCTCCACGGTGATCTCCACCGGGGAACGCACGAAACTGTTGAACGGCAACAGCACGTCACCGGGCGAGAGCACGATCCTGCCGTCCACCCCCTCGTCGGTCCCGCCGGTGAACACGAAACCGGACGGCCAGTGGTCCCAGCGCCCCGGCTCGTCGGTGTAGCCGTACTCGGTCACCGCCGGATACCGGCCGAGCTGGTAGACGACGTCGGTGCCGAGCGCGTTGGTGAACCGCAACGTGGAGGACTTGGTGAGCAGCTCCTGGCCGACCTCGACCCGTTCCCGCAGCTCCCGCGTGGGGAACAACCGGGCGAGCAGTTCGACCGGTTCGACGGTGGTCAGAATTCGGGTGCCGGTGTTCTGCACCGCGAACTGCTCCTCCGAGAACAGCAGGAAGACCAGGTCCACGACCATGTCCGCGCGCTTGAGCGCTTCGACGGCCTCGGGATTGGCCGCGAGTCCGGAGTCGCCGACCGACCAGTTGCCGCCGCTGCTCTCGGGGGCGGGCAACCGGAGATGATAGGTGTGCGCGCCGAGCGAGCGCGCCGCGGACAGGAACGCGTCCGCGTATTCCAACCGCTCGTTGCCCTGGGAGAGGACGACCACGCGCTCCTCCTCGTGCACGGCGCTGAGCTCGAGCTGTTTACGGCACAGTTCGGTGAGGAATTCCATGGTTT
This genomic stretch from Actinopolyspora halophila DSM 43834 harbors:
- a CDS encoding GntR family transcriptional regulator, giving the protein MSRAEEGAAETRTDIVADQIRQRIVLGNYPPGTRLRVDTLVNELDVSRVPLREAFRELVAEGLVEMYPHRGAVVSPLHQQELEDCFRLLETLEVMAAERAVRDDHLGVAEAMRTELDRLDALEPDGDRAEKLRAHRAFHFAMFASLGEGTMQRHVRMLWHTCERYINLATTGQRNEQARNEHHQLVAHCAAGDASMVAAIVRVHVQHAKLAAISQLPS